Proteins encoded in a region of the Labeo rohita strain BAU-BD-2019 chromosome 22, IGBB_LRoh.1.0, whole genome shotgun sequence genome:
- the tbxa2r gene encoding thromboxane A2 receptor isoform X2 produces the protein MVLSPSTISQVAGPSNATPLCFSINSPPFRHNLTIASAYFSSVFSGLGLSSNLFALVVLARTFHHTKSRSRSSFLLFLGGLVFTDFMGLLVTGSIVVSFHITHFNWRQLDPHCHFCNFMGMSMVFYGLCPLLLGATMAVERFVGINRPFARSTSMSNSRACSTVVMVWITAGCISLLPLMGLGSYQLQYPGSWCFLNISSSPLDMTFGLIFSLVGLLSLAVSFLLNTVSVITLLRVCCGQDSGQRRRDYEVEMMVQLILIMAIASVCWCPLLMFILKSVVSSLAVEPYSVLFYLRLATCNQICDPWIYILCQESRLRCLLRRPCCRTRRLRFPTCFSGFVLRRGTRSWIPGSTSCSDVPY, from the exons ATGGTTTTATCGCCGTCCACCATCAGCCAAGTGGCAGGGCCAAGCAATGCGACTCCGCTTTGCTTCTCCATCAACAGCCCGCCTTTCAGACACAACCTGACCATCGCCTCAGCGTACTTCTCATCCGTCTTCAGTGGCCTCGGCTTGAGCTCCAACCTCTTTGCTTTGGTGGTTCTGGCCAGGACCTTCCACCACACAAAGAGCCGCTCGCGGTCCTCGTTCCTGCTCTTCCTCGGCGGACTGGTGTTCACCGACTTCATGGGACTGTTGGTCACCGGGTCCATCGTGGTGTCCTTCCACATCACGCACTTTAACTGGCGACAACTGGACCCTCATTGCCACTTCTGCAACTTCATGGGCATGTCGATGGTCTTCTACGGTCTTTGCCCGCTGCTTCTCGGCGCCACGATGGCCGTGGAGCGATTCGTAGGCATCAACCGACCCTTCGCCCGCTCCACCTCCATGTCCAACAGCAGAGCATGTTCGACGGTGGTCATGGTTTGGATCACGGCTGGTTGCATCAGTCTTCTGCCACTGATGGGATTGGGAAGCTACCAACTCCAGTACCCCGGTTCCTGGTGCTTCCTCAACATCAGCTCCAGCCCACTAGACATGACGTTCGGGTTGATCTTCTCGCTCGTGGGTTTGCTGTCGCTGGCCGTATCGTTCCTGCTCAACACGGTGAGCGTGATCACCCTACTGAGGGTGTGTTGTGGACAGGACAGCGGTCAGCGGAGACGAGACTACGAAGTGGAGATGATGGTGCAGCTGATTTTGATTATGGCCATTGCCTCCGTCTGCTGGTGCCCTCTACTG ATGTTCATACTGAAGAGTGTCGTGTCGTCACTAGCCGTCGAGCCCTATAGCGTTCTGTTCTACCTGCGATTGGCCACCTGCAATCAGATTTGCGACCCCTGGATTTACATCCTGTGTCAGGAGTCTAGACTGAG GTGTTTATTGCGCAGACCGTGCTGTCGGACAAGACGTTTGAGATTTCCCACCTGCTTCTCTGGCTTCGTTTTGCGACGGGGAACCAGGTCCTGGATCCCTGGGTCTACATCCTGTTCCGACGTGCCATACTGA
- the tbxa2r gene encoding thromboxane A2 receptor isoform X1, whose translation MVLSPSTISQVAGPSNATPLCFSINSPPFRHNLTIASAYFSSVFSGLGLSSNLFALVVLARTFHHTKSRSRSSFLLFLGGLVFTDFMGLLVTGSIVVSFHITHFNWRQLDPHCHFCNFMGMSMVFYGLCPLLLGATMAVERFVGINRPFARSTSMSNSRACSTVVMVWITAGCISLLPLMGLGSYQLQYPGSWCFLNISSSPLDMTFGLIFSLVGLLSLAVSFLLNTVSVITLLRVCCGQDSGQRRRDYEVEMMVQLILIMAIASVCWCPLLVFIAQTVLSDKTFEISHLLLWLRFATGNQVLDPWVYILFRRAILKRLAPRMDWSRGSIISNYPTLSTSFRKLTRGSLGGTIDRLDHVRASPAKAREEDTPLPAQDATVTSSPI comes from the exons ATGGTTTTATCGCCGTCCACCATCAGCCAAGTGGCAGGGCCAAGCAATGCGACTCCGCTTTGCTTCTCCATCAACAGCCCGCCTTTCAGACACAACCTGACCATCGCCTCAGCGTACTTCTCATCCGTCTTCAGTGGCCTCGGCTTGAGCTCCAACCTCTTTGCTTTGGTGGTTCTGGCCAGGACCTTCCACCACACAAAGAGCCGCTCGCGGTCCTCGTTCCTGCTCTTCCTCGGCGGACTGGTGTTCACCGACTTCATGGGACTGTTGGTCACCGGGTCCATCGTGGTGTCCTTCCACATCACGCACTTTAACTGGCGACAACTGGACCCTCATTGCCACTTCTGCAACTTCATGGGCATGTCGATGGTCTTCTACGGTCTTTGCCCGCTGCTTCTCGGCGCCACGATGGCCGTGGAGCGATTCGTAGGCATCAACCGACCCTTCGCCCGCTCCACCTCCATGTCCAACAGCAGAGCATGTTCGACGGTGGTCATGGTTTGGATCACGGCTGGTTGCATCAGTCTTCTGCCACTGATGGGATTGGGAAGCTACCAACTCCAGTACCCCGGTTCCTGGTGCTTCCTCAACATCAGCTCCAGCCCACTAGACATGACGTTCGGGTTGATCTTCTCGCTCGTGGGTTTGCTGTCGCTGGCCGTATCGTTCCTGCTCAACACGGTGAGCGTGATCACCCTACTGAGGGTGTGTTGTGGACAGGACAGCGGTCAGCGGAGACGAGACTACGAAGTGGAGATGATGGTGCAGCTGATTTTGATTATGGCCATTGCCTCCGTCTGCTGGTGCCCTCTACTG GTGTTTATTGCGCAGACCGTGCTGTCGGACAAGACGTTTGAGATTTCCCACCTGCTTCTCTGGCTTCGTTTTGCGACGGGGAACCAGGTCCTGGATCCCTGGGTCTACATCCTGTTCCGACGTGCCATACTGAAACGCCTCGCTCCCAGGATGGACTGGTCGCGCGGCTCCATCATCAGCAACTATCCTACGCTCTCCACGTCCTTCCGCAAACTCACGCGTGGTTCTCTTGGAGGAACCATCGACCGTTTGGATCACGTGCGGGCGAGTCCGGCCAAAGCCAGGGAAGAGGATACGCCGTTACCGGCGCAGGACGCCACCGTGACGTCTAGTCCTATTTAG